In Dendropsophus ebraccatus isolate aDenEbr1 chromosome 13, aDenEbr1.pat, whole genome shotgun sequence, the sequence ATGGGTATCAATCAGCAAGAAGACCACAGCACACCAGgccctatggctgcagctgtatggcacagggagagggggagaggcagatgccCCCTGGTAAAAGTACTTAGACCTTTGGCAAATCAACCCCCTTCCCCACAGGTCTTCTCACCTATGCTGGGCTGTGacgcaggaggaggggacatctCTTCTCTGGCCGAATTGTGGGCGGTCCTGACTCACAGCTCCTTCCCTCATTGGTGGAGTAGGAGAGCTGCTTGAGCTCTGCTGCTTCACTAATGGGAAGAAGGAGGCTGCGGTTTGTCTGTGCCGCCTCCGAGTTACCACACTGAATTAAGTGATCCGAATAGGGAGAGCAGCGCCCCAGAACAGACAGATGCAGCGCCCCATAACAGACAGATGCAGCGCCCCAGAACAGACAGATGCAGCGCCCCAGAACAGACAGATACAGCGCCCCATAACAGACAGATGCAGCGCCCCATAACAGACAGATGCAGCGCCCCATACCAGACAGATGCAGCGCCCCATAACAGACAGATGCAGCGCCCCATACCAGACAGATGCAGCGCCCCATAACAGACAGATGCAGCGCCCCATAACAGACAGATGCAGCGCCCCATACCAGACAGATGCAGCGCCCCAGAACAGACAGATGCAGCGCCCCATACCAGACAGAtgcagcccccctataacagACAGATACAGCGCCCCATAACAGACAGATACAGCGCCCCATAACAGACAGATGCAGCACCCCATAACAGACAGATGCAGCGCCCCATAACAGACAGATGCAGCGCCCCATACCAGACAGATGCAGCGCCCCAGAACAGACAGATGCAGCGCCCCATACCAGACAGAtgcagcccccctataacagACAGATACAGCGCCCCATAACAGACAGATACAGCGCCCCATAACAGACAGATGCAGCACCCCATAACAGACAGATACAGCGCCCCATAACAGACAGATGCAGCACCCCAGAACAGACAGATACAGCGCCCCATAACAGACAGATACAGCGCCACAGTAAGACTCCCCCCCcgcactcactcactcactcatccACTCATGCGGCCATAAGCGGCAGGCAGCGGATGAGATAAGTGGCAAATAGGGTCCTGCTCAGGGGGGCCCCTGTCATGtgactttaaccagtgggcccgatgcacgtgcaccatgtgccctctggttaaagcggccctgcccccaccaggaagtgaagtacactcattcttacctaatgactgttgaccccaggctgttctgtggcggCCATttggtgacaatgacatcatcaggaggaaggtgggtctaagccctgttaggccagcctccctttgtcagatgacacaggttgctcagctctgattggctgaacaagctgtaagccatctaagagttctacagagtcagttagacatcacaggagaccaagtgcatcatgggaaagcccaaaccaggaagtgaatacccttttaggttacaaacccacttgccggatctgcagcgagtctccttgctgcgtttttgcagggagactcgctgcagatcccagccctatactttcaatagcagagaaactcgcagcagggatgtacatccctgctgcgattttgtctgcagctcgccccattaaccccccggccgccggacattatacattaccgggtccccgttcctgcttgcttcggggctcccggtgtcttcacggcccgcccggccaatcagtgcgctgcggcggggcagcgcactgattggccgggcggaacgtgccgggagccgccaaagcaagcaggagcggggacctggtaatgtatatcctgcccgccccccctgcagccccgatcgccccgcagcccccggccgcacgatcgcccccagcccccggccgcacgatcgcctgcagccccccagcccccggccgcacgatcgcccgcagctccgcagcccccggccgcatcatcgcccgcagcccccagcccccggctgcacgatcgcccgctgggggcgatcgtgcagctgggggctgcgatgctgggggcgatcgtgaggtcgggggctgcagggctgggggcgatcgtgcggccgggggctgcgggcgatcgtgaggtcgggggctgcagggctgggggcgatcgtgcggccgggggctgcagggctgggggcgatcgtgtggccgggggctgcgggcgatcgtgaggtcgggggctgcggggctgggggcgatcgtgaggtcgggggctgcagggctgggggcgatcgtgtggccgggggctgcgggcgatcgtgaggtcgggggctgcagggctgggggcgatcgtgcggccgggggctgcgggcgatggtgcggccgggggcgatatacattacctgatcccggctcctgcttgcttcagcagctcccagcacgttccgcccggccaatcagtgcgctgccccgccgcagcgcactgattggccgggccggccgtgaagacaccgggagccccgaagcaagcaggaacggggacccggtaatgtataatgtccggcggccggggggttaatggggcgggctgaagacaaaatcgcagcagggatgtacatccctgctgcgagtttctctgctattgaaagtatagggccaggatctgcagcgagtctcgctgcaaaaacgcagcaaggagactcgctgcagatccggcaagtgggtttgtaaccttaaggggttaaaggggaagtccgacaTGAGGCATTTTTGTGGCTGAGCATaagatgcacctacctccccggctccagcgctggggtctactgtccctCCGCCACTTCACTACTTCTGCTCCCCATCACCATTGCCACTCCCTGCCCCCCATCACCACTGCTGCTACCCGCGCCGCCTCCCCCATCACCACTGCCGGTACCCGCGCCCCCCCATCACCACTGCTGCTACCCGCGCCCCCCCCACATTACTACTGCCAGTACCCGCGTcccacatcactgctgccccctcgCCCCCCCATCACCACTGCTGCCCCctcgcccccccatcacccctgctGGTACCTGCGTCCCACACCACCACTGCTGCCCCCTCGCCCTCCCATCACCACTGCTGCCCCCttgtcccccatcacccctgctgGTACCCGCGTCCCACATCACCACTGCTGCCTCCttatcccccatcacccctgctgCCTCCGCGCCCCCCATCACCCCTGCTGGTACCCgtgtcccccatcacccctgctgGTACCCgtgtcccccatcacccctgctgGTACCCgtgtcccccatcacccctgctgGTACCCgtgtcccccatcacccctgctgGTACCCgtgtcccccatcacccctgctgGTACCCgtgtcccccatcacccctgctgGTACCCGTGTCCCCCATCACCATTGCACTAAACACcactaaggatttttttttaatatttactaAAAAGATCAAAGTGCGCTCCACGTCTGACATGACGAGTGTAAAGTGCATCAAATATTTCATCAACTTTTAGAGATGTCATGGCGAGGATTTGGTGGCGGCTTCGCACCATGTTTGTGGGTGAGCAGACAAAGGCCATATTATGTCCGTCTCCATAGATCTGCAGTACTGAGAAGAAATCATCGCAGTAGTGCCAGGAGACAACCGGTGGTGACTGACCCCCAGGGGCTGATCCTGTCGCCATCTATAGACTTGGGTTCAACCTGATGAAGAGACCTAGAAAACCAAAAGTGGTGGTCAGTGGTgccagcgcgggggggggggatgggggtgtgcagGGAGCTATACAGAAGGTCCGTTACCTGTGGCCTCCGCGTGCACCGTCTGGTCGTCGTGGCTCCGGATCTGGCCACGTGCAAACACCTTCCGACCTTCAACTCTCTCCATGTGACTGTCCACTAGCACAGTGCAACCTAAGGGGATCGCACTGCGGAAAAGAAAGGGGTTAGGGGCTGCCCATAGCTGGGGGTGATGGGAGTCATGTCCGGGGTGTGGGCAGCACTTACCTGCGGTAGGTGATATTCAGATTGGCCGTCATGATTTGTCCAAAGACGTGCAACGCCATTCCGCCAAGGGTGACGTCCAATATGGTGGCAATGCAGCCGCCATGTGTGTACCTGAGGAAGAGAGCGGAGGTGAGGGGCACTGGGTGACATGAGGTCACATCCAGGGCACAgaggtgtggggggatggggttaGGGTGACGTAAGGTCACACCCAGGGaacagaggtgtgtgtggggggggggggttagggtgaCGTAAAGTCACACCCAGGGCACAgaggtgtgggggggatggggttaGGGTGACGTAAAGTCACACCCAGGGCACAGaggtgcgggggggatggggttATGGTGACGTAAAGTCACACCCAGGGCAcagaggtgtgtgggggggggggggggggggggggggggatggggttaGGGTGACGTAAAGTCACACCCAAGGCAcaaaggggtgggggggatggggttAGGGTGACGTAAGGTCACACCCAGGGCACAgaggtgtggggggatggggttaGGGTGACATGAGGTCACACCCAGGGCACAgaggtgtggggggatggggttaGGGTGACGTAAGGTCACGCCCAGGACACGGAGGTGGGGGGGTTGGGGTGCACAGGGTGTCATGAGGTTACACCCAGGACACAGAGGGGCAGGGCTTACAGGGGGGGCACTGGGTGACATGAGGACATGGGGGGTTGATAGGTCAGGGCTTACCCTGGGGGGCCCTCCAGGTAGGGGCCCGGCTGGAGTATACAGATCATCCTCTTCTCCGCCTTATTATAGAACATGCAGTACTCAAAGCCCAGACCGTCCTGGTCAATGTTCCTGGTGAAGAAACGGGTGACCTGGCTGTCCTTCGGGGGCTCATCTGTCATGGGAGACAAGAGGCTCAGCTGTAAATGGTGAATGGCGCTGTGTATACGCCTCTAATATGATGTATGGGGTGTATAATGGTATATGGGCCTGCTGATTCTTGCTCCATTTATGTGCGGGTATACAGGGCTGGTATAgggggtatatgggggggggggctgtcagatGACTTGACAGATGATGCAAGCTCCAGTTATAGGAGGGGATCCTCCTCCAGCCCCCGCTCTTGCTCAGCTTCTGGTATAGGGGGTATACGGAGCTGGTATAGgcggtatgtatgtgtgtgtgtggggggagcggGTGTCACCTGACAGATGATGCATGCTCCAGTTATAGGAGGGGATCCTCTTCCAGCCCCCCTCTTGCTCAGCTTCTGGTATAGGGGTATACGGAGCTGGTATAGgcggtatgtatgtgtgtggggggggagggggtgtcaccTGACAGGTGATGCATGCTCCAGTTATAGGAGGGGATCCTCTTCCAGCCCCCCTCTTGCTCAGCTTCTGGTATAGGGGTATACGGAGCTGGTATAGgcggtatgtatgtgtgtggggggggagggggtgtcaccTGACAGGTGATGCATGCTCCAGTTATAGGAGGGGATCCTCTTCCAGTCTCCGCTCTTTCTCAGCTCTTGGTATTAGGGGTATATGGGGCAGGTATAGGGGGTATATTATGGGGGCAGTCAGTCACCTGACAGGTGATGCATGCTCCAGTTATAGGAGGGGATCCTCTTCCAGTCTCCGCTCTTGCTCAGCTCCTCATACTTCTCATACAGGTCCCGTGTGTGCTGGTTCCAGGTGCTGTTGGGTAGACCGTAATCCCGCTGCCCATGTGACGACCTGCCAACCTGTGACAGCAGAGACCCCCATCACTACATGGTCATTACTGGCTGTAACACAGCAGAGGAGGCTACTCACCGAATACAAGCGCAGCGAGGACGGGGAAGACCGCCATATCCGGGGACCAAGGACACCGTGCAGCCGAAAGCAGGAGGGAAACATAGTGtgtactgaggagagagagagaggactgtgacgtcatcaccccgagagagacagaggactgtgacgtcatcaccccgagagagagacaggactgtgaCCTCATCATCCTGAGAGGGCTGTGACCTCATCGCCCCGAgagagagacaggactgtgaCCTCATCATCCCGAgagagagacaggactgtgaCCTCATCATCCCGAgagagagacaggactgtgacctctctatctccccctcccccatacacccgtgtcctctctatctccccctccccccatacacccgtgtcctctccatctccccctccccccatacacctgtgtcctctctatctccccccatacacctgtgtcctctctatctccccccatacacctgtgtcctctctatctccccctcccccatacacctgtgtcctctctatctccccccatacacccgtgtcctctctatctccccctccccccatacacctgtgtcctctctatctccccccatacacctgtgtcctctctatctccccctcccccatacacctgtgtcctctctatctccccccatacacccgtgtcctctctatctccccctcccc encodes:
- the LOC138770893 gene encoding acyl-coenzyme A thioesterase THEM4-like isoform X2; translated protein: MFPSCFRLHGVLGPRIWRSSPSSLRLYSVGRSSHGQRDYGLPNSTWNQHTRDLYEKYEELSKSGDWKRIPSYNWSMHHLSDEPPKDSQVTRFFTRNIDQDGLGFEYCMFYNKAEKRMICILQPGPYLEGPPGYTHGGCIATILDVTLGGMALHVFGQIMTANLNITYRSAIPLGCTVLVDSHMERVEGRKVFARGQIRSHDDQTVHAEATGLFIRLNPSL
- the LOC138770893 gene encoding acyl-coenzyme A thioesterase THEM4-like isoform X1, with the protein product MAATGEGGAAVRPHSHTRGFCPRSLHTMFPSCFRLHGVLGPRIWRSSPSSLRLYSVGRSSHGQRDYGLPNSTWNQHTRDLYEKYEELSKSGDWKRIPSYNWSMHHLSDEPPKDSQVTRFFTRNIDQDGLGFEYCMFYNKAEKRMICILQPGPYLEGPPGYTHGGCIATILDVTLGGMALHVFGQIMTANLNITYRSAIPLGCTVLVDSHMERVEGRKVFARGQIRSHDDQTVHAEATGLFIRLNPSL